A DNA window from Streptomyces bacillaris contains the following coding sequences:
- a CDS encoding lipid-transfer protein, with product MKAYIVGVGMTKFEKPETRDWSYGDMVREAGTAALEDAGVRYDQVEQVPVGYCFQPSTAGQRAVYGLGLTGVPVYNVNNNCATGSTALMLARQFVAGGGSDCVLAVGFEKMARGSLGRSGGSGSDFAASPVARHYGIMAAAHGFTDAPPTAQIFGNAAREHMERYGTTPAQLAAVGAKNHRHSVNNPYAQFQDPYTVEEVLAARTVHAPLTKLQCSPTSDGAAAAVVVSERFVERQGLGERAVEIAAQAMTTDTGASFASGTCIDAVGTPMSRAAAGQVYAASGLGPGDLDVIELHDCFSVNELLTYEALGLCGEGESGKLVESGATTYGGRWVVNPSGGLISKGHPLGATGIAQVAELTWQLRGEAGPRQVARARTGLAHNIGLGGAAVVTLLRR from the coding sequence ATGAAGGCCTACATCGTCGGCGTCGGCATGACGAAGTTCGAGAAGCCCGAGACCCGCGACTGGAGTTACGGGGACATGGTCCGCGAGGCGGGCACGGCAGCGCTGGAGGACGCGGGGGTCCGCTACGACCAGGTCGAACAGGTCCCCGTCGGCTACTGCTTCCAGCCCTCCACCGCCGGACAGCGGGCCGTCTACGGGCTGGGGCTCACCGGCGTCCCCGTCTACAACGTCAACAACAACTGCGCCACCGGCTCCACCGCCCTGATGCTGGCCCGGCAGTTCGTGGCGGGCGGCGGCAGCGACTGCGTGCTGGCGGTCGGCTTCGAGAAGATGGCCCGCGGCTCGCTGGGCCGCTCCGGGGGCTCCGGGAGCGACTTCGCGGCCTCGCCCGTCGCCCGGCACTACGGGATCATGGCCGCCGCCCACGGCTTCACCGACGCCCCGCCCACCGCCCAGATCTTCGGCAACGCGGCCCGCGAGCACATGGAGCGGTACGGGACCACACCCGCACAGCTCGCGGCCGTCGGAGCCAAGAACCACCGGCACTCGGTGAACAACCCCTACGCCCAGTTCCAGGACCCGTACACGGTGGAGGAGGTCCTCGCCGCCCGTACCGTCCACGCCCCGCTCACCAAGCTCCAGTGCTCACCCACCTCCGACGGTGCGGCGGCGGCCGTGGTCGTCTCCGAGCGGTTCGTGGAGCGCCAGGGCCTGGGGGAGCGGGCCGTGGAGATCGCCGCCCAGGCCATGACCACCGACACCGGGGCCTCCTTCGCCTCCGGCACCTGCATCGACGCGGTCGGCACCCCGATGTCGAGGGCGGCGGCCGGGCAGGTGTACGCGGCCTCCGGCCTGGGCCCCGGCGACCTCGACGTGATCGAGCTGCACGACTGCTTCTCCGTCAACGAGCTGCTCACCTACGAGGCGCTCGGCCTCTGCGGCGAGGGGGAGTCCGGCAAGCTCGTGGAGTCCGGGGCGACGACGTACGGCGGGCGGTGGGTGGTGAACCCGTCGGGCGGGCTGATCTCCAAGGGGCACCCGCTCGGCGCGACCGGCATCGCCCAGGTTGCCGAGCTGACCTGGCAGCTGCGCGGCGAGGCGGGCCCGCGCCAAGTCGCGCGCGCCCGCACGGGGCTCGCCCACAACATCGGGCTGGGCGGGGCGGCGGTGGTGACGCTGCTGCGGCGGTGA
- a CDS encoding ABC transporter substrate-binding protein — protein MSLRPRGTAAVALAVAAALSLSACGSGDGGDAAKGDAGGDKKAAAATGGKDFADAARKTAAYGTEAEPGVFPRTVTHAMGKTEIKAAPKRVVVLDVGEFDNVVSLGIEPVGYAPSEGDAAIPSYLEKGAGSPKSVGTINSLNLEAIAGLQPDLILGSQLRAADKYDELSKIAPTVFSIRPGFTWKENYLLNAAALDRTEKAHSALAAYQAKAEKLGKDIGPDKPTVSMVRYMPDRLRLYAKGSFIGTILEDVGLPRPENQQIDDLATEISPERIDEADADWIFTGVYGDPKATQRDTARANPLWKKLDAVKEGRAKDVSDETWYLGLGVTAAGLVLDDLRADLVK, from the coding sequence ATGTCCCTTCGGCCTCGCGGCACCGCCGCAGTCGCCCTGGCGGTCGCCGCCGCCCTCTCCCTCTCGGCCTGCGGGAGCGGCGACGGCGGGGACGCGGCCAAGGGGGACGCGGGCGGCGACAAGAAGGCGGCCGCCGCCACCGGCGGCAAGGACTTCGCGGACGCGGCGAGGAAGACGGCGGCGTACGGCACCGAGGCGGAGCCGGGCGTGTTCCCCCGTACCGTCACGCACGCCATGGGGAAGACCGAGATCAAGGCGGCCCCGAAGCGGGTGGTCGTCCTGGACGTCGGTGAGTTCGACAACGTCGTTTCGCTCGGCATCGAGCCCGTCGGCTACGCGCCCAGCGAGGGCGACGCGGCCATCCCCTCGTACCTGGAGAAGGGCGCGGGCAGCCCGAAGAGCGTCGGCACGATCAACAGCCTCAACCTCGAGGCCATCGCGGGGCTCCAGCCCGACCTGATCCTCGGCAGCCAGCTGCGCGCGGCCGACAAGTACGACGAGCTGTCCAAGATCGCCCCGACCGTGTTCTCCATCCGTCCCGGCTTCACCTGGAAGGAGAACTACCTCCTCAACGCGGCCGCCCTGGACCGCACCGAGAAGGCCCACTCGGCCCTGGCCGCCTACCAGGCGAAGGCGGAGAAGCTGGGCAAGGACATCGGCCCCGACAAGCCGACCGTCTCCATGGTCCGCTACATGCCCGACCGCCTCCGGCTCTACGCCAAGGGGTCGTTCATCGGCACGATCCTGGAGGACGTCGGCCTGCCCCGCCCGGAGAACCAGCAGATCGACGACCTGGCCACCGAGATCAGCCCGGAGCGGATCGACGAGGCGGACGCCGACTGGATCTTCACCGGCGTCTACGGCGACCCGAAGGCGACCCAGCGCGACACCGCCCGGGCCAACCCGCTGTGGAAGAAGCTCGACGCGGTGAAGGAGGGCCGGGCCAAGGACGTCTCCGACGAGACCTGGTACCTGGGCCTCGGCGTCACCGCGGCGGGCCTGGTCCTCGACGACCTCCGCGCGGACCTGGTGAAGTAG
- a CDS encoding MaoC/PaaZ C-terminal domain-containing protein has protein sequence MPIDARAALAAAPRRAEIAWNHKDVQLYHLGLGAGIPATDPDELRYTLESRLQVLPSFTTVAGAGTAAFGGMGADGIDVDLAAVLHGGQSVRVHRPIPVTGRAVQTSKVAAVYDKGKAAVIVLRTEAHGDEGPLWTNDAQIFVRGEGGFGGERGPSDRLALPDRAPDRTAERPIREDQALLYRLSGDWNPLHADPAFAKLAGFDRPILHGLCTYGMVLKAVTDTLLDGDVSRIAAYRTRFAGVVFPGETLRIRMWRVGDGRVQVAVTAAGRDDAPVLADTLVEHS, from the coding sequence ATGCCCATCGATGCCCGAGCGGCCCTCGCCGCAGCCCCCCGCCGAGCCGAGATCGCCTGGAACCACAAGGACGTCCAGCTCTACCACCTGGGCCTCGGCGCGGGGATCCCCGCCACCGACCCGGACGAGCTGCGCTACACCCTGGAGTCCCGGCTCCAGGTGCTGCCGAGCTTCACCACCGTCGCGGGCGCCGGGACGGCCGCCTTCGGGGGGATGGGCGCGGACGGGATCGACGTGGACCTCGCCGCCGTCCTGCACGGCGGCCAGTCCGTCCGCGTCCACCGCCCGATCCCCGTCACCGGCCGGGCCGTCCAGACCTCGAAGGTCGCGGCCGTGTACGACAAGGGCAAGGCCGCCGTCATCGTGCTCCGCACCGAGGCGCACGGTGACGAGGGGCCGCTCTGGACCAACGACGCGCAGATCTTCGTACGGGGAGAGGGCGGGTTCGGCGGCGAGCGCGGGCCCTCCGACCGCCTCGCCCTGCCCGACCGGGCCCCCGACCGCACCGCCGAACGCCCGATCCGCGAGGACCAGGCGCTGCTCTACCGCCTCTCCGGGGACTGGAACCCGCTCCACGCCGACCCGGCCTTCGCCAAGCTCGCCGGCTTCGACCGGCCGATCCTGCACGGGCTGTGCACGTACGGCATGGTCCTCAAGGCCGTCACCGACACCCTGCTGGACGGTGACGTCTCCCGGATCGCCGCCTACCGCACCCGCTTCGCCGGAGTGGTCTTCCCCGGCGAGACCCTCCGCATCCGGATGTGGCGGGTCGGGGACGGGCGCGTCCAGGTGGCGGTGACCGCCGCCGGACGGGACGACGCCCCGGTCCTCGCGGACACGCTCGTCGAACACTCCTGA
- a CDS encoding acyl-CoA dehydrogenase — protein MGIGTDSGTAIGTGTGVGITEEHRALARSVRGWLARTVPPGEARALLDTPAPAAPGARPKHWAALAAQGLTGIQLPEEYGGGGGGILDLAVVLEEAAHGSLPGPYLATVLVGAVLARTPGPATGDTLRAIAAGERTAALALTPGTLTATPTATGHRLDGTAPPALSADAADLLLLPAATPTGERWFLVDAGTEGLTVRPHRSVDPTRPTAQVRADAVPVPAHRTLPIASALVRDLAAVLLAADACGTAARCLCTAVEHARVREQFGRPIGAFQAVKHLCADMLVRLEQARALTWDAARAADEESGDGARGLTAALAAATAPEAAYTCAKDTIQILGGTGFTWEHDAHLWLRRAVLARQLLGTADAHLLRAARLAAAGARRELTLELPPEAARHRAEARSHLTAARGLPPREARRALAPTGYAAPHLPPPYGLGAGPVQQLAIQQELAEQSIRLSDLSVATWVVPSLIAYGTEAQRERYLPATLRGDLQWCQLFSEPDAGSDLAALRTRAVRTGEGWRITGQKVWTSAARTADHGILLARTDPDAPRHRGLTYFLVDMKKARGIGIRPLREITGESLFNEVHFDDVLLPPDAVVGEVGGGWRVARNTLGNERVHMADQLTFDTGLEALIARSAETDDATRTRIGALAAEAHALACIGLRTTLRQVSGLEPGAGASVRKLVQTAHQQKVAELTLELLGPDGAVAEPEAGERALHGFLMSRCLTIAGGTTQIQLNVVAERILGLPRD, from the coding sequence ATGGGCATCGGCACGGACAGCGGTACGGCGATCGGTACGGGAACCGGCGTCGGCATCACCGAGGAACACCGCGCACTGGCCCGCTCCGTACGCGGGTGGCTCGCCCGGACCGTCCCGCCCGGCGAGGCCCGCGCACTCCTCGACACACCGGCCCCGGCCGCACCCGGAGCGCGCCCCAAGCACTGGGCGGCGCTCGCCGCACAGGGGTTGACCGGCATCCAGCTGCCCGAGGAGTACGGGGGCGGGGGCGGCGGAATCCTGGACCTCGCGGTGGTCCTGGAGGAGGCGGCCCACGGCTCGCTGCCCGGCCCGTACCTCGCGACCGTACTCGTGGGCGCGGTGCTGGCACGCACCCCCGGCCCCGCGACCGGCGACACGCTCCGGGCCATCGCCGCCGGGGAACGTACCGCCGCCCTCGCCCTCACCCCCGGCACCCTCACCGCCACCCCCACCGCGACCGGCCACCGCCTCGACGGCACCGCCCCGCCCGCCCTCTCCGCCGACGCCGCCGACCTGCTGCTCCTCCCCGCCGCCACCCCCACCGGCGAGCGCTGGTTCCTCGTGGACGCCGGGACGGAAGGGCTCACCGTGCGCCCGCACCGCAGCGTCGACCCCACCCGGCCCACGGCACAGGTGCGGGCCGACGCCGTCCCCGTACCGGCCCACCGGACCCTGCCCATCGCATCCGCCCTCGTCCGCGACCTGGCCGCCGTCCTCCTCGCCGCCGACGCCTGCGGGACCGCCGCCCGCTGTCTGTGCACGGCCGTCGAACACGCCCGCGTACGGGAGCAGTTCGGGCGGCCCATCGGCGCGTTCCAGGCGGTCAAGCACCTCTGCGCCGACATGCTCGTCCGCCTCGAACAGGCCCGCGCCCTCACCTGGGACGCCGCCCGCGCCGCCGACGAGGAGTCCGGGGACGGGGCGCGTGGGCTCACCGCCGCCCTCGCCGCCGCCACCGCACCGGAGGCCGCGTACACCTGCGCCAAGGACACCATCCAGATCCTCGGCGGCACCGGTTTCACCTGGGAGCACGACGCCCACCTCTGGTTACGCCGGGCCGTCCTCGCCCGCCAGCTCCTCGGGACCGCCGACGCCCACCTGCTGCGCGCCGCCCGCCTCGCCGCGGCCGGCGCCCGCCGCGAACTCACCCTGGAACTCCCGCCCGAGGCCGCCCGCCACCGCGCCGAGGCCCGCTCCCACCTCACCGCCGCCCGTGGCCTGCCGCCCCGCGAGGCCCGCCGCGCCCTCGCCCCCACCGGCTATGCGGCCCCGCACCTCCCGCCCCCGTACGGCTTGGGCGCGGGGCCCGTACAACAACTGGCGATCCAGCAGGAGCTGGCCGAGCAGTCCATCCGGCTCAGCGACCTCTCCGTCGCCACCTGGGTGGTGCCGTCCCTGATCGCGTACGGGACCGAGGCGCAGCGCGAGCGCTATCTCCCCGCCACCCTGCGCGGCGACCTCCAGTGGTGCCAGCTCTTCTCCGAACCCGACGCCGGCTCCGACCTGGCCGCCCTGCGCACCCGTGCCGTACGGACCGGGGAGGGCTGGCGGATCACCGGGCAGAAGGTCTGGACGAGCGCCGCCCGCACCGCCGACCACGGCATCCTGCTCGCCCGCACCGACCCCGACGCGCCCAGGCACCGGGGGCTCACCTACTTCCTGGTCGACATGAAGAAGGCCCGGGGCATCGGCATCCGCCCGCTGCGGGAGATCACCGGTGAATCCCTCTTCAACGAGGTCCACTTCGACGACGTGCTCCTGCCGCCCGACGCCGTCGTGGGCGAGGTCGGCGGCGGCTGGCGCGTCGCCCGCAACACGCTCGGCAACGAACGCGTCCACATGGCCGACCAGTTGACCTTCGATACCGGCCTCGAAGCGCTGATCGCCCGCTCGGCGGAGACCGACGACGCGACCCGTACCCGGATCGGCGCCCTCGCCGCCGAGGCGCACGCCCTCGCCTGCATCGGCCTGCGCACCACGCTCCGCCAGGTCTCCGGCCTCGAACCGGGCGCCGGGGCCTCGGTGCGCAAGCTCGTCCAGACCGCCCACCAGCAGAAGGTCGCGGAGCTCACCCTCGAACTCCTCGGCCCGGACGGGGCGGTGGCCGAACCGGAGGCGGGGGAGCGGGCGCTGCACGGCTTCCTGATGTCCCGCTGTCTGACCATCGCGGGCGGCACCACCCAGATCCAACTGAACGTCGTCGCCGAGCGCATCCTCGGCCTGCCCCGGGACTGA
- a CDS encoding DHA2 family efflux MFS transporter permease subunit, which translates to MTGMADVPAPASPRTSRSRIPTGAWAVVLAACTGQFLVVLDVSVVNVALPSMRADLGLSHSALQWVVNAYSIAFAGFMLLGGRAADIYGRKRMFLVGLGVFTAASLAGGLAQEGWQLLAARAAQGLGAAVLAPATLTILTAAVPEGPARTKAIATWMAVGAGGGAAGGLIGGILTDALSWRWVLLINVPIGALVLVAAALWITEGRAGDRRRIDLLGAVLATAGLATVAYGIVQTEAVGWTAAATLVPLVAGVALLGTFVLVEARTAVPLVPLRVFGARAVSSANVAMLLMGSATFAMWYFMTVYAQNVLGYTPLQAGLALMPTSAAVIIGSKIAPRIMVRTGPKALAVAGVLITAAGFGWQSTMGVHGSYLTAIMFPGILMMAGAGLASTPLATLATSGAAPGDAGLVSGLVNTSRTMGGALGLAVLSTVAAARTAGSVDPAEVTAGYASAFRTACGVLLVGVVVMLAWLPNHRTSRVREERAAEPTTAAQAKAQAQERV; encoded by the coding sequence ATGACCGGCATGGCAGATGTCCCCGCACCCGCGTCCCCCCGTACCTCCCGCTCCCGGATACCCACCGGCGCCTGGGCCGTCGTCCTCGCCGCCTGCACGGGCCAGTTCCTCGTCGTCCTCGATGTCTCCGTGGTCAACGTGGCGCTGCCCTCCATGCGGGCCGACCTGGGGCTGAGCCACAGCGCGCTCCAGTGGGTCGTCAACGCCTACTCGATCGCGTTCGCCGGGTTCATGCTGCTGGGCGGGCGGGCCGCCGACATCTACGGCCGGAAGCGGATGTTCCTCGTCGGGCTCGGGGTCTTCACCGCCGCCTCCCTCGCGGGCGGCCTCGCCCAGGAGGGGTGGCAGCTCCTCGCCGCCCGGGCCGCACAGGGCCTCGGGGCCGCCGTCCTTGCCCCCGCCACCCTCACCATCCTGACCGCCGCCGTCCCCGAGGGGCCCGCCCGGACCAAGGCGATAGCGACCTGGATGGCGGTCGGCGCGGGCGGCGGCGCGGCCGGCGGGCTCATCGGCGGGATCCTCACCGACGCCCTCTCCTGGCGCTGGGTCCTCCTCATCAACGTCCCCATCGGCGCGCTCGTCCTGGTCGCCGCCGCCCTGTGGATCACCGAGGGCCGGGCGGGCGACCGCCGCCGCATCGACCTGCTGGGGGCCGTCCTGGCCACCGCGGGCCTCGCCACCGTCGCGTACGGCATCGTCCAGACCGAGGCCGTGGGCTGGACGGCCGCCGCCACCCTGGTCCCGCTGGTGGCCGGGGTGGCGCTGCTGGGCACGTTCGTGCTGGTCGAGGCGCGGACGGCGGTGCCGCTGGTCCCGCTGCGGGTCTTCGGCGCACGGGCCGTCTCCTCGGCCAACGTGGCGATGCTCCTCATGGGGTCCGCGACCTTCGCCATGTGGTACTTCATGACCGTCTACGCCCAGAACGTGCTGGGCTACACGCCGTTGCAGGCCGGTCTCGCCCTGATGCCGACCTCCGCCGCCGTGATCATCGGCTCCAAGATCGCGCCCCGGATCATGGTGCGTACGGGGCCCAAGGCCCTCGCCGTCGCCGGAGTCCTGATCACCGCCGCCGGGTTCGGCTGGCAGTCCACCATGGGCGTCCACGGTTCCTACCTCACCGCGATCATGTTCCCCGGCATCCTGATGATGGCCGGGGCGGGCCTCGCCTCCACCCCGCTGGCCACCCTCGCCACCTCCGGCGCGGCCCCCGGGGACGCCGGACTCGTCTCCGGCCTGGTCAACACCTCCCGCACCATGGGCGGCGCGCTCGGCCTCGCGGTGCTCTCCACGGTCGCCGCCGCCCGCACGGCGGGCTCGGTGGACCCGGCGGAGGTCACCGCCGGATACGCCTCGGCGTTCCGCACCGCGTGCGGGGTGCTGCTGGTGGGCGTCGTGGTGATGCTGGCCTGGCTGCCGAACCACCGGACATCCCGCGTACGGGAGGAGCGGGCGGCGGAACCCACGACGGCGGCACAGGCGAAGGCGCAGGCCCAGGAGCGGGTGTGA
- a CDS encoding Zn-dependent alcohol dehydrogenase, protein MRAAVLHETGQEKLEVLDDVEAVGFGPGKVRLRIRATGLCHSDVSAMNGVLPQPAPFIPGHEGAGEVLDVGDGVTGLSAGDRVLVCWLPACGACPSCRRGQTQLCLAGFLNAGTPNFKRPGGDVFGFAGTGTFTEEVVVGAGCAVPIPDDVPFEIAALIGCGVTTGLGAAINTAQVEAGSSVAVIGCGGVGISTIQGARVQGAARIVAVDPVASRREAALRFGATEAVAPDGLADAKQRITGGEGFDYVFEVVGKSATARTAYEHTRRGGTLCIVGAGAMDDHFQVNMFELFFDEKRILPSMYGGGDVLRSYERAIALWRAGRIDLESMITHRVRLEEVNDALEQMRTGESLRTCIQL, encoded by the coding sequence ATGCGCGCAGCCGTACTGCACGAGACAGGCCAGGAGAAGCTGGAAGTCCTCGACGACGTCGAGGCGGTGGGGTTCGGCCCCGGAAAGGTCAGGCTCCGCATCCGGGCCACCGGGCTCTGCCACTCCGACGTCTCCGCGATGAACGGCGTCCTCCCGCAGCCCGCCCCCTTCATCCCCGGCCACGAGGGCGCGGGCGAGGTCCTCGACGTCGGCGACGGGGTGACCGGCCTGAGCGCGGGCGACCGGGTCCTCGTCTGCTGGCTGCCCGCCTGCGGGGCCTGTCCCTCCTGCAGGCGCGGCCAGACCCAGCTCTGCCTGGCGGGCTTCCTGAACGCGGGCACCCCCAACTTCAAGCGCCCCGGCGGCGACGTCTTCGGCTTCGCGGGCACCGGCACCTTCACCGAGGAGGTCGTCGTCGGTGCGGGCTGCGCGGTGCCGATCCCCGACGACGTACCGTTCGAGATCGCCGCCCTCATCGGCTGCGGGGTCACCACCGGCCTCGGCGCCGCCATCAACACCGCCCAGGTGGAAGCCGGTTCGTCGGTCGCCGTCATCGGCTGCGGCGGCGTCGGCATCTCCACGATCCAGGGCGCCCGGGTCCAGGGCGCCGCCCGGATCGTCGCCGTCGACCCGGTCGCCTCCCGCCGCGAGGCCGCCCTCCGCTTCGGCGCCACCGAGGCCGTCGCCCCGGACGGACTGGCCGACGCCAAGCAGCGCATCACCGGCGGCGAGGGCTTCGACTACGTCTTCGAGGTCGTCGGCAAGTCCGCCACCGCCCGCACCGCCTACGAGCACACCCGCCGCGGCGGCACCCTCTGCATCGTCGGCGCCGGGGCCATGGACGACCACTTCCAGGTCAACATGTTCGAGCTGTTCTTCGACGAGAAGCGCATCCTCCCCTCGATGTACGGCGGCGGGGACGTGCTGCGCTCCTACGAGCGGGCCATCGCGCTCTGGCGGGCGGGACGGATCGACCTGGAGTCGATGATCACCCACCGGGTCCGGCTGGAGGAGGTCAACGACGCCCTGGAGCAGATGCGGACCGGCGAGTCGCTGCGTACCTGCATCCAGCTCTGA
- a CDS encoding Nif3-like dinuclear metal center hexameric protein yields MPRLSEVLAALDALWPPERAEGWDAVGTVCGDPDAEVDRVLFAVDPVHEIVDEARKLGAQLIVTHHPLYLRGTTTVAADTFKGKVVHTLIKHDIALHVAHTNADTADPGVSDALAGALDLRVTGPLVPDPTDPHGRRGLGRICEPAHPETLAAFAARAAARLPATAQGIRLAGDPEALVRTVAVSGGSGDSLFDAVRASGVDAFLTADLRHHPASEAVQHSPLGLVDAAHWATEWPWCEQAAAQLDAISDRHGWDLRVHVSKQVTDPWTTHHSSGAPN; encoded by the coding sequence GTGCCCCGTCTGTCTGAAGTCCTCGCCGCCCTCGACGCCCTCTGGCCCCCCGAGCGGGCCGAGGGGTGGGACGCGGTCGGCACCGTCTGCGGCGACCCGGACGCCGAGGTCGACCGGGTGCTCTTCGCCGTCGACCCCGTCCACGAGATCGTGGACGAGGCCCGGAAGCTCGGCGCCCAGCTGATCGTCACCCACCACCCGCTCTATCTGCGCGGGACGACGACGGTCGCCGCCGACACTTTCAAGGGCAAGGTCGTCCACACCCTCATCAAGCACGACATCGCCCTCCACGTCGCGCACACCAACGCCGACACCGCCGACCCCGGAGTCTCCGACGCCCTCGCCGGCGCCCTGGACCTGCGCGTCACCGGCCCTCTCGTACCGGACCCCACCGACCCCCACGGGCGGCGCGGACTCGGCCGGATCTGCGAGCCGGCCCACCCCGAGACCCTGGCCGCCTTCGCCGCCCGCGCCGCCGCCCGGCTCCCCGCCACCGCGCAGGGCATCCGGCTGGCCGGCGATCCGGAGGCGCTTGTACGGACCGTCGCCGTCAGCGGCGGCTCCGGCGACAGCCTCTTCGACGCCGTACGCGCCTCCGGCGTCGACGCCTTCCTCACCGCCGACCTGCGCCACCACCCGGCCTCCGAGGCCGTGCAGCACTCGCCGCTCGGCCTGGTCGACGCCGCGCACTGGGCCACCGAGTGGCCCTGGTGCGAGCAGGCGGCCGCGCAGCTCGACGCGATCTCCGACCGCCACGGATGGGACCTGCGGGTCCACGTCTCGAAGCAGGTCACCGACCCCTGGACCACCCACCATTCCTCTGGAGCCCCCAACTGA
- a CDS encoding 3-oxoacyl-ACP reductase has translation MSLPRPLDGLSAIVTGAGRGLGRAEALELARLGAAVVVNDYGQPGLDGSGEASAAPAEEVAAEIRAAGGRATAHLGDVADHEQAHELVELAIRTYGTLDILVNNAGILRDRMIFSMTEDEWDAVIRVHLKGHYNTTHFAAAHWRARSKETGGPVYGRIVNTSSEAYLAGSAGQPNYAAAKGGIVGLTTSTALALAKYGVTANAICPRARTRMTEDVFAGFQEPADGTLDALAPEHVSPLVGYLASPAAAGVNGQLLVVHGGMVAIVERPRVAAKFDAAKETFTYAELDELLTPYYADRPRGETFAAAEVLGLKRE, from the coding sequence ATGTCACTTCCCCGCCCGCTGGACGGGCTCTCCGCGATCGTCACCGGCGCCGGCCGCGGCCTCGGCCGCGCCGAGGCCCTGGAACTGGCCCGGCTCGGCGCCGCCGTCGTCGTCAACGACTACGGGCAGCCCGGCCTCGACGGCTCGGGCGAGGCGTCCGCCGCGCCCGCCGAGGAGGTCGCCGCCGAGATCCGCGCGGCGGGCGGCCGGGCGACGGCCCACCTCGGAGACGTGGCCGACCACGAACAGGCCCACGAACTGGTCGAGTTGGCGATCCGTACGTACGGCACGCTGGACATCCTGGTCAACAACGCGGGCATCCTCCGCGACCGGATGATCTTCTCCATGACCGAGGACGAGTGGGACGCGGTCATCCGCGTCCACCTCAAGGGCCACTACAACACCACCCACTTCGCCGCCGCCCACTGGCGCGCCCGCTCCAAGGAGACCGGCGGCCCGGTCTACGGCCGGATCGTCAACACCTCTTCGGAGGCGTACCTCGCGGGCTCGGCGGGCCAGCCCAACTACGCGGCGGCCAAGGGCGGCATCGTCGGCCTCACCACCTCCACCGCCCTCGCCCTCGCCAAGTACGGCGTCACCGCCAACGCCATCTGCCCGCGCGCCCGTACCCGGATGACCGAGGACGTCTTCGCGGGCTTCCAGGAACCGGCCGACGGTACCCTCGACGCCCTCGCCCCCGAACATGTCTCCCCGCTCGTCGGCTATCTCGCCTCGCCCGCCGCGGCCGGGGTCAACGGGCAGCTGCTCGTCGTCCACGGAGGCATGGTCGCGATCGTCGAACGGCCCAGGGTGGCGGCCAAGTTCGACGCGGCGAAGGAGACGTTCACCTATGCCGAGCTGGACGAACTGCTCACCCCGTACTACGCGGACCGCCCCCGGGGCGAGACCTTCGCGGCGGCCGAAGTGCTGGGCCTGAAGCGGGAGTAG